In Erigeron canadensis isolate Cc75 chromosome 8, C_canadensis_v1, whole genome shotgun sequence, the DNA window AATATTATAGTTATCGCTATCGCAAAGTAGATAGCACAGCAGGAaatcagttctgaccacttttggtagaACGGCCATATCTGGAGCTCTGAGTGTCCTTTTGACCTGATTCCAGTTGGAGAAGAAAGCTAACTCACTGGGCtacatttcatattttatgagttttgcccAGATCGTCCATCTTGAACCTCTAAATCGTGCCCCAAGTTCGCACTTAGGTTCTGGAAATTTtctgaagaaaaataaaaacatggttGACATAATTTTAGTTGTGTAACCGCTTAAGCTATACATAAGGACGTGTGTGACGCAATTAGTAAAGAGAACATGAATAGAGGTATATACTGACCTATAGGTGCAAACGAGACCTTCATACGTTAGGAAAACTTAGGAGTTAGTCGAGTGTGATCAAAGGTTGTGAATCGGGTTACGACTTAAAATTCTAAATAAGCCTAactaaactatgttctccttTGTAGAGAAATGGCACCAAGAAGGGTCGATGCTGAGACAAGCGCTGAGGCTAGACGCCAAGAGGAAGAGGCTAAGCGAAGGGCTGAGTTGGCGACTCTCATATCCCAACAAATCAATGATGCCATGCCGAACATCGCCGCTCAAATTGCTGAGAATGTCACTGCTACCATCAACATGGCAAGAGGGCAAGAAGGTAGAGGAAATGCCAATGACCGAAATGCTTACAAGACTTTTACGTCTTGCAACCCAAAGGAGTTTTATGGGACGGAGGGTCCCGTTGGGTTGCTGTCTTGGTTTCAAAGCATGGAGGCAGTACTAAACATCATTGATTGTACACCTGCCGACCGTGTCAAGTTTGCGGCAAGTAAGCTTCAAGGGAGGGCACTAACCtggtggaacctccaagtcacCACGAGAAGTGTCGCCACAATGAATGCATTGACATGGGAGCAGTTCAAAGAGGAAATGAAAAGGGAGTATTGCCCTAGGCCAGCAGTTCAGAAGTTGGAAATTGAGTTTTGGAATCACACTATGAAAGGAATGGAGTTGGAGGCGTATGCGATTCGCTTCCATGAGTTGTGTGTGCTAGTGCCGGATATGGTGAACACCGAAGCAAAGAAAGTGGaaaggtttgtttatggattgGCACCCGAAGTGAGATTGATGGTCACGACGGCGAACCCCGCCACACTGGGAGAAGCTGTGAGTTTGTCGACGAAGCTAGTCAATGACCTAGTTAGGACTGGGAGGTACTCGCGGGGCGAGGCGAGTTCGAAGCAAGGTGGAGGGAGCCGATTCGGTGATTATAAGGGGAGTGGGCCTGATAAGAGGCAGAAGATTGTGAGAAATTATGGTATCAATGAAGCTAACCCCGGCCCGAACCACGGGCAGTCACCAAGATGCAACCGTTGTGGGAACCACCATCGTGATGAATG includes these proteins:
- the LOC122610273 gene encoding uncharacterized protein LOC122610273 encodes the protein MAPRRVDAETSAEARRQEEEAKRRAELATLISQQINDAMPNIAAQIAENVTATINMARGQEGRGNANDRNAYKTFTSCNPKEFYGTEGPVGLLSWFQSMEAVLNIIDCTPADRVKFAASKLQGRALTWWNLQVTTRSVATMNALTWEQFKEEMKREYCPRPAVQKLEIEFWNHTMKGMELEAYAIRFHELCVLVPDMVNTEAKKVERFVYGLAPEVRLMVTTANPATLGEAVSLSTKLVNDLVRTGRYSRGEASSKQGGGSRFGDYKGSGPDKRQKIVRNYGINEANPGPNHGQSPRCNRCGNHHRDECKQCTICHRFGHLAATCRSGIRVGGNRNGCHECGSTEHWRNACPKLRRAQGNRRDGNGNRGNFRNVGNRGNQRKWWESSEHGESRE